From the Sphingobacteruim zhuxiongii genome, the window GATCATTATCAATCGCTGTTCTACATTCAACCACCGGATTCTCTGGAATATAAATATCAAGCACCTCCTGCTCGAATAAACACTTATCCAATTCTAAAATCTTACTCCTAACAATCATTTCGCACGAATCAACACAATTTCTTAATACCTAATAAAATTCGCTAAAAAGATAATGAATGTTATTTATAATCATTCTAAATAATAAGTGTTTTAACAAAGAAATAATATTGAGAACAGGAATCGGTGTTTATCTATCATACATATAAGATGTTCAATTTCCACAGTTTAAGCTACAGCTTAAGCCTAGCTCAAGCGTACTTTAAGCATACCTTAACCCATGAATTGTGGTTTTGATCGAATAAGCTACGAACATGCTCTAAGCCAAAGTCGAGCCTTCGTGAAGATTTTTATATGAACATTAAATCAAAGCTTCCTAAGCTCGCACAACGACAGGAATCGCTGTGGATTCGAATGCAAGATTGGAGCTGGTGTATTCCGAACGTGGGAGTTCGACGAGCGTTTTCACATCGTTTAACGCAAGTTGTAAATAATAGGTGCCTTTGTATTCTTTTTGAACAAGAAAATCGATCATTTGCAGAATATCGTCCTTCTTGAGTAATTCAGAATGTACAGTCGTTCGCACTTCGAAAGGGATATCGGCAGATTGCAGAATTGCGAAGGACGTCTCAAACGAAGCAAAAGTTGACACACCTGTTACTTCCTGAAAATTTGGCGCTAAAGTTTTGAAGTCTAAGGCAACATAGTCAACGAGACCTTCATTTATTAGCATTTGCAAGTTTTTTGGACTCGCCCCATTGGTATCGATCTTCACGAGATACCCCAAATCTTTGGCTATCCTAGCTAAGGTGAGTAGATCTCGATGTATACTACATTCGCCGCCACTCATAACGACCGCTTGCAATAGTCCACGACGAGCTTGCAGAAAGCGTTCGGCTTCCGCAATAGCGATTTTCCCTTTGCCAAAAACAATATCAGGATTATAACAATACTGACAACGCATATTGCAGCCCACAAACCAAAAGATGCAGGCTGCTTTGTTTGGATAATCTAGTAAACTAAAGGCTGTGATATCAAACAGCGGCTTTACCATGTTGTTCACAGAATAAAGTACGCTCCTTGTGCTCGCCTTGTTTACCAATGTTAAAGCTTTCTACGGGGCGATGATATCCCATAACCCGCGTATACACTAAACATTTACTACGTTCTTGCTGATGTTGCTGCAACACCTGCGTTCTGTCATCATTCATAGTTTTCATGTGAAATATTTAATTTATGTTTATTAATGATCTCTTCGTCACATTGAGGGCAATACTCATGCTGTCCGTTGAGGTATCCATGTTTCGGACAAATACTAAATACTGGAGTTACTGTGATATAAGGTAATTTGAAATTAGTCAATACCGTTTTCACAAATTCCTTACAGGCTTCTGACGTACTTATCCTTTCGCGCATATACAAGTGGAGCACTGTACCGCCAGTATATTTACATTGTAGCTCATCCTGCAATAATAGGGCTTCAAATGGATCTTCCGTTTGGTCTGCCGGAAGTTGAGAACTATTGGTGTAATATATTTGAGGGTGCTGTCCTGCTTGTAGGATATCCTCGAAACGTTTCTTATCTTCTTTAGCAAATCTGTAAGTCGTCCCTTCAGCAGGTGTTGCTTCCAAATTATAAAGATTACCAGTCTCTTCCTGGTACTCGCGAAGTCTGTCGCGAATATAATCTAAGACTTGACTAGCAAAGTCCTTCCCCCAAGTTGTGACGATATTTTCTTGATCTTCAGTATAGTTACGAATCATTTCATTCATTCCATTGACACCAATCGTTGAGAAATGATTCCTGAAATGTGGTAAATACCGTTTAGTGTATGGATATAGTCCATTGTCGTACATCTCTTGTACGAACTTTCGTTTCTTTTCCAAGGTGGATTTTGCGATTTCCATTAACTCATCAATACGTTTATATAATTGTTCCGGTTTTCCCCGATACAAATAACCTAAACGCGCCATGTTGATCGTTACGACACCAATACTTCCCGTCATTTCTGCACTACCAAATAAACCATTTCCTCTTTTCAATAATTCTCGAAGGTCTAATTGCAATCGACAACACATACTGCGCACAGCATTAGGTTTATAAGCTTCTGGATTTTCAACGCGTTCACCAGCATCATTCAGGATATATTGACTGCCAATAAAATTTTGGAAGTAAGAAGATCCTATTTTTGCGGTATTTTCAAAAAGGATATCCACGTTTTCACCAGTCCAATCAAAATCCTCCGTGATATTCACTGTCGGTATCGGAAAAGTGAAGGGCTGACCATTGGCGTCGCCTTCGGTCATCACCTCGTAATAGGCCTTATTTATCATATTCATTTCCTTTTGGAAATGCTTATAGGTTAAATCTTCCAATTGTTTTACGCCGCGTTCAACGGCTAAATTCTGCAATTCCTCATTATTGAAATCTCTAAAAAGATGAAGTCCTGCTTTTGTCGGAATCTGGTCTTGTAAATCTTGGGGCACAATCCAGTCTAACGTTATATTGGTAAAAGGCGACTGTCCCCATCTTGCCGGAACGTTTAGATTATAAACAAAACTTCGGATTGCTTTTTTAACATCCAACTGGCTTAATCGATCTTTAAACACATAGGGTGCTAAGTAGGTATCAAAAGAACTAAATGCTTGAGCGCCGGCCCACTCACTTTGGAGTATCCCCAGGAAATTCGCCATCTGACCTAAAGCTTCTCGAAAATGCGATGGCGGGCGGCTATCTACCCGACCACGTACGCCATTAAATCCTTCATCTAGTAAAACACGTAGACTCCAACCGGCACAGTAACCCGTTAAACAATCTAGATCGTGTATATGAATATCAGCATTCCGGTGCGCATGTCCTTCCACCCGGTTATAGACTTTGTCTAGCCAATAATTTGCAATAATCTTCCCCGCGGTATTGTTTACTAGTCCCGCATTCGAAAAAGAATTATTCGCATTCGCCTGAATACGCCAGTCGTTCTGGTAAATGTACTCCTCGACGGCATGGCTACTATCGACATAGGTACTGGAATCAACAAAGCGATCTATATGCTCACGTTGTAGTTTTCGCGTATGTCGAAAGAGCATAAAGGAACGCATCACTTGAAAATAGCCGCCCACATACAGTTTCTTTTCAATGGTATCCTGTATATCTTCGACATCAACCAAGTTAGATGGGTTTATTTCGCCAAGTACCGTTTCCATGATGGATTCGTCATATGGAATGGATACACTTTGGAATGCCTTTTTAATAGCATCTTCGATTTTGAAGGATTGGAATTTCTCTAATGAGCCGTCTCGTTTAATCACATCTTTCATATCACAAAATTGGGTTTAATAGCATGTATGATAAGGTATTATCTAAAGCTAAGCAGTAGTGTCGAGTTTTAAAATGACATAAAACACAAAACGAATTATTTTCGAAATAATGCTTAAAAAGAAAGGTTAATCTGTGCGACAAAGTTCCTTCCTGGTCTTGCAATCTTCATGATATCTTGATGTCTATAGTAATGACGATCAAAGATATTTTCAATTCGAATATTACTGGTTAGTCGTTGCTTTCTCAGTTGGAATGTTTTCCGGAGTCCTGCGTTTAATAGCGTTGCGGATGGTGTTTTTGTGTCTCCGTAAATTGTTGTACTCACTTTATTTTGTTCTGCATAATAAGCGAAGTCAACTTGAGCTGCCCAGCCTTTATGCTGCCATAGTAGGCTGTTGTTGTTTGTAAATGGAGCAATCAATGGCAAGGCATTGTTTTGATTATCCTTTCCTTCCGTATAAGCAAAGGTGCTGATCCACTCTAATTGTTCAAGCGGTTTTAATCGTATTGCAAATTCAGCACCTATAAGATTTGCAGAAGGGAGATTTGCATATTGTTTTACGCCGGACGCACCAATGGTCATCGCCTGGAATTGATTACTTATTGCTCCAGCAATATAGTCTTTGAAGAAGTAATTATAAGCTGTAGCTTCTAATCTCAACCATGCTAATTGATAACTCGTCCCCAAGGAGGCTTGAAGCGATTTTTCCGATGCTAGATCTACATTTCCTAAGTAATCGTAGTTATCGAGTCGATTGAATAAATAAAAGCCATAATATTCTTGCAGACTGGCGCTCCGTGTTGCAAAACCTACTTTTGCCATCCAATGCCATTGTGCGCTGGGATGAAAATGTCCCATGACGCTGATATTTGAAAGGTGATTTCCGCGATCTAGGTTTCCTTCCTTCATACCCGATAGTTGAGTTCTTCCTTCGGCGCTATACAGACTCGATTGCGCGAAACTATAATTTCCTAGAAGGTCAAGTCCCCATTTTTCTGAAATTGCAAGCTTGTCCGAAAGATCGATGCTGAAATTGCTACGTTGCGCATCAGGAATAGTATACATAAACATTGGACTCCCCTGCTTTGGATACATGATCATATTTGCTGTTAAGCGATTGACATATCCACTAACACGAGCTTGCCAAGCATGTATACCACTCTGTACAGCGGTTTCGCTATAAAACCCAGCAGTCCAAGACAACCCAGGCATATCCATATGCATAGCGACCGATTCTGCGGGACGCTTCGTATCGTCCATAGCATGATCGATATGATTAAAATAAATTTTAGATTTTATTTGAGTCGCCGTTTTGCCTAGTTTATAGAGATGACTTATCGATGCGATATTTGCATTCGCATAGGCAACGTCCATGGTAAGCGCAGGATACCCTATGTTTTGTCCATAATCGGCAAGATACTGTGCCGACAGTTCGTTTCTATCGTTTATTTTATATCGAAATCCGATTGATCCATTCCATTTTTGAAATTGAGAGTGTTGAATTTTTTCCAAATTTGCAGCACGATATTCTTGTGCTTTTCTAAATATTCCGTTCACTAAAATTCCAAAACGATCCGTGCTATACTGCAGGGACGCTAAGGTTTGAATCGCTTCAGCATTGGTTTCAAAACCTGTACCGAGCATTCCAGATATTTTGGGTTGAGGCGTCAGTTCCGGTGTCGATAGCTTAAAATTTATCCCCCCCGCTATCCCCGCTCCATAATTCTGGAAAGAGGGCTCCAAATTGACATTGATCTGTTGCAGGTTGCTAGGCTCAATATACGAACTGATGGGATCCATGCGGTCAGTACATGCGCCGAAAATAGTCATTCCATCAATGCTCAGACTGATTTGCGCAGCATTTAAACTTCGTATGGTAGGTTCCCAAGCGTAGGCCCCTCTTCGAATCATTTGTATTCCAGATATTCTATCTAAAAGCTGATCGATATTGGCTTGCTTCGATGCTCTTTGTTCACGTTCAAGTTGTTTATTTATCCCAACTTGACTGGTCACAAGGACTTCTTCAATATGAACATGTTTCAATGTATCTTGAACAGCATGATGCTGACTAAAAACATTTAAACTTATTACGCATGCTCCTATTGCAATGAAATATCGTACCGCTTTCATGAGCTTTTTGATTAGAATACAACCATCTCCGCTTTTAGCCTATAAGCGAATCATTAGAATAATATGTCGAGAAAGACATCTTTGGCTAGTTCAGTATTTCCTTCTTTCAAGTTGAAGAACAAACGCCAGTCGCCAGTCATCGTGAAATTCACTTTCCCTTTATAGCGACCATTCCCCAAGCCTACCGGTGCCTCATTATTAGGAGAGCCATGGTTCATCGAAGTCATTTGCGGATTAAAATCAAATGTTAACCCATTTTGTTCCGGAAATGAAAACATAGTTTCGCGAAGAAATACCATGACTTCAAGCTCGTTCATTCCAGTTTTAGGAGCTGTTGGTTGTACCAAAGCAAGCACATAACGTTTGCCATTGGATGCGGTTACCGTTTTTACTGGCACATTTCCGGTTGCCGCCGCTTTAACCACTACAGGTACACTAACTTCCTCTCCATTGACTTGAAACTTCAAAGCCCAAGAACCAGACTCTCCCGAGGACATTGTAAAGACTACATAGGCCTCAAATGATTTTGTTGTTGCAGTATATTTTAGCACACTTGATGGTGCGCCATGGGTCATCGTACCCATATCCATAATTGGTGAAAAACTTAGATTCCCTGAACTCTGCAATTGACCGTTTTTCTTAAACTGAATATAGACCTTTTGGTATCCAATACTCAGCTCCTTATCTCCAAGAATGCTGATCTCTCCTTTATCGCTCAAAGTAGCTTTTGCAATCAGGATTTTATTATTTTCAGGTTCAATAACTGCATCATCTTTAGAACAAGAACCTAGCAATATTATACTTAAACTTAGGATCAGTAAATAGCTTAACTTTTTCATCACTTTTCACTTTAATGTTTTTTATAAATCTTTTTTCTTAAAATATCTTAGGGATAGCCATAATGGAATAATACACCATAGTAACATGATAAATAATGTGATTCCCATACCTAATATTGTTCCGAAGAAATCCCTAAATATCGCTCCCGTATAGCCCATCATCGCTGATAGATCAAGTTCCAACAAGATTAATATTCTGCTGATATCGATCGGATTCAACATGGATAATGCGACCATTAGGTTCTCAATTGGATAGTCTGAGAATTGGAATAACATAAACAAGACTAAGGCATCGAACAGTAATCCGAAATACAACCATAGTAAAATAGCGAGTCCAATTCCTTTAGACTTATCACGAATTAATACGGAGGTCCACATAGCGATCGACACAAAGATTAGGCATAATAAGAGTCCGCAACCAATTAAGGTTATTCCGGAAATTGTAAATGCATAGATGAAGGTCGGAATACCAACACCAACAAAAAATGATAAGCATAAGGCTCCGGCTAATCCGACAAATATGCTCAGCCAAATATGTGATCGTTTCAAGGGTTGACTGACGAGTAAATTGATAAACTCTGCACTATTGTATAAGTATATACTCGTAAAAACAATGCTGACTAATGGAACGACAAACAACACAATATTCAATAAGCTCACTAAGCCTTTTTCGTAATTATCCTCCATGCTGTATACACTAACGGAAAGACCAAGCAATAGTAGCGTATAGAACAGAATAGTCTTATTTCTCAAGAGGTCAACAAAAACGTATCGTATAATTTTATTCATGAACAGCTCCTTCGTTAGGTTGGTTTGGCAATGACATTACATGCGCTATCGCTTTAGATAGTTTTTGCGTTCCTGTATCTTCTTTCAGCTGTTGTAATGTTTTATGGAAGATTAACTTACCATCTTGTAGATAGACAATTTGAGAAACCATATCATCCAAATCGCTGAGTACATGTGAACTAATAATGATTAGTTTGTTTTTTTCTTTTTCTCGCTGAATTTTATCTTTCAAAATCTCCGTTGAGAGTGGATCCAGTCCTGCCGTTGGTTCATCCAGAATTAGGGCTTTTGGTGAGAACATAAAGGCTAAACAAGCACTTACTTTCTGTCTTGTTCCTCCGGATAGCGTACCCATACGTTTACTGAGCAATGCTGGTAGATTAAACGCATGATATAGCTCTAAATCCAATTTATTCTCTGGCATTTTGCGGATATCTTTCATCATATCCAATACCTGAGCGATGGTCATATTTTCGGGATATTGCCCTATTTGTGGCATATAACCAATCTCATTTCGATAAATCCATTTTTGCTCGATGCTCTGCCCATCAAATAAAATTTGACCAGCACTTGGAACCACCATACCTAATATTGTTTTGATCAGGGTAGTCTTCCCACTTCCATTTGGACCAATTAACGCTATGCATTCACCGCCCTCCAACGTTACGTTGATATCATTTAATGCTTTGAGCTTCCCAAATTCCTTGCTGATATGTTGAATATTAATCATACTTTCATCGATTTCATTCGAGGCTTTTCATCTTTAAGTCCCTCGGGGGTTAAACTAGGTAGTAATTTTTCGGTGCGATCAAAAAGGGCAACCATAAAGCTTCTGAAGAGTAGCATTGCTGATGGGTAACGCTCGACCAACATAGAGAACAGACTTACCGGACGAAAAGGGATATCTCCTATTCCATCGTTGTCGAGGTCATATCCTTCGTACTTATCCCAGTAATTTTGTTCGAAATAGTTAAGCGATAAGGATCCGTTGGTCGCAACATCGAAGGTATTCTGCAAGAAATTATTATCCTTAAATCTATTATCCATACAGCTTGCTTGCACCTTAATAGCCCAGCCGTTGTCCTTGAAATTATTTTTTTCTAAATGAATCCGATTGGATCCTTCCATAAAAATACCAGTTGTATTTCTATCAAACTGATTATTGATGATTTGGCTATCGGATATATCTTTTAGGAGTAAGCCATAAGCAGCATCTCCCCAATTTTCTTCAAATTTATTATTCTCCATATGTACATTTTTGGTATACATAACGGCTACTCCTGCTCCATTGGAACGGAATGTATTTTCTACGTAACTATTGTCATGGGAAAACATGAAATGTAGACCGTAGCGTAAGTTATTTTGTGATAAATTCTTAAGTGCGTGGGTATGTGTTACAAATTCCAGGTATATACCATCTCGGTGTCCGACAATCTCATTCCCCACTATCGTCAAACTATCCGACTTCCAAGCATGTATTCCATTCCCAATAAGTTGTTCCGCCTTTCCATAGGCGCGGATTTTATTTCCTCGTATTTCTAAACGTCTACAGTTTTGTGAGTAAACCCCAAAGAAATTATCGTCCAGTATATTATCTAGGACTTTGACGTCATAGGTATTGTAGATCTTAATACCAGCAATATCATCCAAGGAAGAATGTCCAGACCCTTTTACAGTAAATCCTTGGATTACGACAGCATGTGATTTAATAGAAAGTGGTTCAAATTTCTTCTGCCCATCTAGTGTCGGATTACCTTCTCCTAAAAGCGTTAAAGGTTTATCGATAATTATATTACCTTCTCTATATACGCCTGCATGTACTAATACAGTATCACCAGCTTTTGCTGCTGCAATTCCGGCTTTAATGGTCTTTGCATGCTTACCTGGGCCTATTTCAATGGTAGCGGCCTGAGCACATCCCGCTACCATAAAATAAACAAACATGGTACTAAATATATTTAAGGTTAACTTTTTCATCGTTTACAAATGATTACCACAAATCTTCCCACTTCATGTTCGTTCCACCTACTGTTGCTTTGGTTTTTTCTAAGTCCTCGACAGAACTGAAGGCCGCGATATCGCCGCGCATTGGACTTTTCAGTTTTTCACTTTTTAAATAGAACATTTTCTCTGCCGGCATCAATTTATTGCTGATGTAATCTGGTAAGAAAAATGCCGCAACATCTTCCTTTTTTACCCTACTTTCTTTAACGAAAGCAACCATACATTGAACATCGTCAAAATTATAAGCTCTACCTTTTTTTGTTAGCAGCTGCGTACCGAATCGTGGATCGCTAACGGTCATCTTACAATAGGCACATTGATCTACTCCATATTTAATTGGCTTTGGACCATTGTTTCCCTGACAGGCTTGAAATCCAATCATTAGTAGCATCAGGCTACACAGGCTTAGCCATACTATTTTAGCGCTTTTCATCATTTACTAATTTTGTGTTTTTTGATTTCCTCCACTCTTGCATACTGCAATAGGCAACAATAACACCCACAAGGACAAATATCCATCCGCCTACATCAGGTATGGAATAGGCCCCAAAGTTGAGCAGCTGTTTATAACCAATCAAAGGAGGTTGATACGACATTCCAGGAACCTTTATAGGTGCATTAGGATCCAAGTTATGTCCGTAGTTGTATTCCCAGATATAGAAATCAACCATTGCTACTACTCCGAAAAGTAAGAAAGCAAAGAATAATATATACAGCGCTTTTTTACTATTAAGTGCTGCGACTAACAGGAAGCCTGCTGCGAAGAGAGCAATTAAATATGGGAGCACCGTAAACTCGATGAAGTCGTCTGCATGCAGCGTTTTCATACCGATATAATGGTTCAATCCGTTAATAATTTCTACCTCTCCAGCAAGCTTGTTGCTGTAAATTTGCAGTTCTAAACCTTCTGGGTATTGAGCTGCGTCCAGCTCAATACGCCAAATAGGTAGGAAGATGACTGCTACTAAAGCCACTCCACAAAGCCCAATGAGAAAGCGGTGCAAAGGTGACATCTTGTAGTTAGTTTTCATCTCTTTGTATTTTAGTTTGCACTATCAGCCGGTAGATTAGTACCTAAGCTATAAGTTAAAGGCACGTTACTTCCTTTTTTAGATATTCGGATATATCCCTGCATTTCTTGGTGTAATGCACTACAGAAATCTGTACAATAGAATGGGAAGACTCCAATACGATCTGGTACCCATTTCAGTGTTTGTGTTTCTCCTGGCATCACTAAGAGTTCTCCGTTTCTAGCTCCTTTTACAGCAAATCCATGCGGCATATCCCAGTCTTGTTCAATATTCGTTACGTGGAAGTAAACTTCATCTCCCAACTGAATGCCTTCGATATTATCTGGCGCAAAGTGTGAGCGGATTGCAGTCAAATAAACGTGAACTTGATTTCCTTTACGTTCTACACGTGCTTCCTTCTCACCTTTCGCAGCGTACGGATTTGTGTTTTCTTCAATCTTGAAGATTTTCAGGGAGCGTTCTTTGATCTTATCGGCACGCATTGCTTGCGCATGGTGCGGCTCTCCAATTGTCGGGAAGTCTAGGATCAGTTGCATTTTATCGCCAGAGATATCAAATAATTGGGCACTTTGCGATAGCTCAGGTCCAGTCGGTAAATAACGATCTTTCGTAATTTTGTTATAAGCCACTACATACTTAGCATCTGGGTTTTTAGTATCTCCACCTGGGATCATTAAGTGACCAGTTGAGTAATAAGTAGGCACACGGTCAATTACTTTTAAGTCTTTGATATTCCATTTTACTAATTCCGATGACACGAAGAATGAAGTAATTGCGTTTCCTTTACCGTCGAACTCTGTGTGTAAAGGTCCTAAACCTGGTTTTTCAACTTCTCCATATAATGCGGCCTCATATTTAATAATCGGAATACCACCGAATTTTCCTTCAAACTGCTTTCCAGCGATTGCTTTTTGCATTTTGTCGAATGAGAATACTGGGATTAATGCTGCCAATTTACCTGATCCAACAATGTATTCTCCGGTTGGATCCACGTCTACTCCGTGTGGAGATTTCGGACATGGGATATAGTAACATAGTCCTTCTAATTCTTCCGCATTTAATACAATCGTTTCTGTTTTAAACTCTGTTTTTGCCGAATGTGACTTCTCATCGTACGTGTTATGCGCATATTTCAAGTTTGAAACTTTCTTGCCTTTTCCAGCTTTCAAATACTCTTCTGCTTTTTTCCAGTTTACAGCAAGGATAAAATCCTTGTCGTTTTTAGATGCATTCACCTCCAATAAAGTATTGGCTTGCTCGGTATTGTAAGTTGAGAAGAAGAACCAGCCATGGGAAACACCTTTACCTGCACGACTCAAGTCATAATTGACACCTGGGGTTTCAATTTGGAATGCCAAGTCCATGTTACCATTGTCCTTATTCACACTGACAAAACTTAGTGTACCACGGAAATTCTTTTTATAAGAGTTGATTGGCACATCTCCATCTTGGTGATCAGTTGGCACAGAAAAACGTGTTCCGGCAACAACGTACTCGGTATTCTCTGTGATAAATGGTGAAGAGTGATTACCTCCACTATTTGGCAATTCCAAGATCTCCGCTGTACGGAAAGTAGTTAAGTCGACACGCGCAATACGCGGGGTGTTATTCGCATTGACGAATACCCATCGACCATCATAATTACCGTCTGTTTTTGAGATCTGCACGTGGTGCAAGTCATCCCATGGCACATTTCCATGTGATGTTTCTAACATTGGTTTGGTTTCCTCACTAAATCCCCATCCTTTTTCCGGATCCAAAGAGAACACCGGAATTACACGTAACAATCTTCCCGAAGGTAATCCGTAGACTGCTAACTGTCCACTGAAACCTCCCGATACGAAGTTGTAAAACTCATCGTATTTACCTGGCGCTACGTAAGCCTTCTCTGCAGCATTACCACTTACGGCTTCGCTAGCACCTTTTGGCTTACAGGCTTGGAAAGTTGACATCAGCGTCGCCGCTGCCAACCCTGCTAATACATACTTTTTAAATTCCATTATATTATGAATTTGGGGTTAATAAAATGTACTATTGTTTATTTTACGCCATCATTTTGACGCATGTACTCGAATACTTGACGTGCTTCTTCATCGGATATGTTTTGATTCGGCATACGAACCAAACACAACTCC encodes:
- the nosZ gene encoding Sec-dependent nitrous-oxide reductase → MEFKKYVLAGLAAATLMSTFQACKPKGASEAVSGNAAEKAYVAPGKYDEFYNFVSGGFSGQLAVYGLPSGRLLRVIPVFSLDPEKGWGFSEETKPMLETSHGNVPWDDLHHVQISKTDGNYDGRWVFVNANNTPRIARVDLTTFRTAEILELPNSGGNHSSPFITENTEYVVAGTRFSVPTDHQDGDVPINSYKKNFRGTLSFVSVNKDNGNMDLAFQIETPGVNYDLSRAGKGVSHGWFFFSTYNTEQANTLLEVNASKNDKDFILAVNWKKAEEYLKAGKGKKVSNLKYAHNTYDEKSHSAKTEFKTETIVLNAEELEGLCYYIPCPKSPHGVDVDPTGEYIVGSGKLAALIPVFSFDKMQKAIAGKQFEGKFGGIPIIKYEAALYGEVEKPGLGPLHTEFDGKGNAITSFFVSSELVKWNIKDLKVIDRVPTYYSTGHLMIPGGDTKNPDAKYVVAYNKITKDRYLPTGPELSQSAQLFDISGDKMQLILDFPTIGEPHHAQAMRADKIKERSLKIFKIEENTNPYAAKGEKEARVERKGNQVHVYLTAIRSHFAPDNIEGIQLGDEVYFHVTNIEQDWDMPHGFAVKGARNGELLVMPGETQTLKWVPDRIGVFPFYCTDFCSALHQEMQGYIRISKKGSNVPLTYSLGTNLPADSAN